A section of the Castanea sativa cultivar Marrone di Chiusa Pesio chromosome 12, ASM4071231v1 genome encodes:
- the LOC142621307 gene encoding TMV resistance protein N-like — protein sequence MSTQGASLLSSSSSSSRRWIYDVFLSFRGEDTRNSFTDHLYASLQRSGISTFRDNEKLERGKSIAPELLKAIKESRFAIVILSRNYASSTWCLDELVEIIRCMKEMEMTVLPIFYKVNPSDVRNQKGTFAQAFAKHEKRLKGNTEKVQTWRAALSEVANLSGWHSQDRPEVEVIDNIVKEIINKPSYTFFVATEGLVGTSSRVEKLMSHLALESNGVRIIGIWGTGGMGKTTLARVVYSMISNQFEACSFVADVREVCEKYGILQLQQKLLNDLLILRDVNVKDVDNGVYMIKNRLRHKKILLIIDDVNELDQLNKLVAKHDWLGPGSRVIITTRDVKLLKTQKVDGIYEAEVLTNDEAFHLFNSKAFDKEHPAKDYLELSQAFVHYANGLPLAIEMLGSLLNGKSTSEWKSVLDRLREFPERKILNVLQISFDGLHETEQEIFLNIACFFNHKNQETVIPILDCLELYPKIGLSTLIEKSLIKLEDNQLWMHDLLQEMGQDIVRQKCPKDQPEKRSRLWLYKDIDNVLTNNTGTEAIQGIVLTFLRTEGAHWNRESFSKMNRLKLLIIEDSHLMYDPKYLPNDLRFLNWRGYPSKNLPTSFLPNKLIELHLCFSNIERLWTDTKSSEMLKKLTVLNLKGCKNLKSLPRKFEIESLKILILSDCSKINTIPEFGENMGRVTELHFDGTAITKLPTSIGNLSGLASLNVRDCKNLMSLPSTFFNMTWLKDLNLCGCSKLLENLGRGESVDVNGQMPSSSAIFETLKKIAFGGFQLLPFNPMSRSSESMGLQLSSLFGLSSLRELNLSNCNLKEIPNDIACLFSLQKLNLSGNNFGCLPESIAQLSILERLTVNNCTSLQSFPKLPLNIGYIVGYGCSLLETVPDLLRPNSSFEPNLFLSNCSKLTGNQQFIDLFFSVIKKSTQGLSPNYHGERYDVVFPGSEIPEWFSHQCMGNDVNIMEPFSHLCNDWIGIAVCIVVFPLPHHQIRNERVFYKLSANGKDMPFGLGISIIDRLVAVSDHIWLSYVLPQHFLGKGEKSLWEYDANGFREIGIEIRNSASCLVKKCGLRVVYKKDIEDLNRNVVQCSNNSIIPYEGLKESLNLWPMLNIVRSEVSTRNVVKS from the exons ATGAGTACTCAAGGAGCCTCACTGttgtcatcatcatcttcttcttcaagacGGTGGATATATGATGTTTTCCTTAGTTTCAGAGGTGAGGACACGCGCAATAGTTTTACTGACCATCTATATGCTTCTTTGCAACGTTCGGGTATTTCTACCTTCAGAGACAATGAAAAACTAGAGAGAGGAAAATCTATTGCACCAGAACTATTGAAAGCAATAAAAGAATCGAGATTTGCTATTGTTATTCTCTCAAGGAACTATGCATCTTCGACATGGTGCTTAGATGAACTTGTAGAGATCATTCGATGCATGAAAGAGATGGAAATGACCGTTTTACCTATATTTTATAAAGTGAACCCATCTGATGTACGAAATCAGAAGGGAACTTTTGCACAAGCTTTTGCTAAGCATGAAAAACGTTTGAAGGGGAACACAGAGAAGGTGCAAACTTGGCGAGCCGCTTTGAGTGAAGTGGCCAATCTCTCCGGGTGGCATTCACAAGATAG GCCTGAAGTAGAAGTTATTGACAATATTGTGAAAGAGATAATAAATAAACCGAGTTATACATTCTTTGTAGCTACCGAGGGACTAGTAGGAACAAGTTCCAGAGTTGAGAAATTGATGTCACATTTAGCTCTAGAGTCAAATGGTGTTCGCATTATAGGAATTTGGGGAACAGGAGGAATGGGTAAAACAACTCTAGCAAGAGTTGTTTACAGTATGATTTCTAATCAATTTGAAGCATGTAGTTTTGTTGCTGATGTCAGGGAAGTTTGCGAAAAATATGGCATACTTCAGTTACAACAAAAACTTTTGAATGATCTTTTGATTCTAAGAGACGTGAATGTAAAAGATGTTGATAATGGAGTTTACATGATCAAGAATAGGTTACGTCACAAAAAGATTCTTCTCATTATTGATGATGTAAATGAATTAGACCAGTTGAACAAATTAGTTGCAAAGCATGATTGGTTAGGTCCAGGTAGTAGAGTTATCATAACAACAAGAGATGTGAAATTGCTAAAGACACAAAAAGTAGATGGAATATATGAGGCTGAAGTATTGACTAATGATGaagcttttcatctttttaattCAAAAGCTTTTGACAAAGAGCATCCTGCTAAAGATTATCTAGAGCTATCTCAAGCCTTTGTACATTATGCTAATGGACTTCCTTTAGCCATTGAGATGTTGGGTTCCCTTCTGAACGGAAAAAGTACTTCTGAATGGAAAAGTGTATTAGATAGGCTTAGAGAATTTCCTGAAAGAAAAATTCTCAATGTACttcaaataagttttgatgGACTACATGAAACAGAGCAGGAAATTTTCTTGAATATTGCATGCTTCTTTAAtcataaaaatcaagaaactgTTATTCCAATATTAGATTGTCTTGAGCTTTACCCTAAAATTGGATTAAGTACTCTTATTGAAAAATCCCTCATCAAGTTGGAAGACAATCAATTGTGGATGCATGATTTACTCCAAGAAATGGGTCAAGATATAGTCCGTCAAAAGTGCCCAAAAGACCAACCTGAGAAGCGTAGTAGATTGTGGTTGTATAAAGATATTGACAATGTGTTGACAAATAATACG GGAACAGAAGCAATTCAAGGCATCGTCTTAACATTTCTAAGAACAGAAGGGGCACACTGGAATCGTGAATCATTTTCAAAGATGAATCGTTTGAAACTCCTTATAATTGAAGATTCTCACCTCATGTATGATCCCAAATATCTTCCTAATGACTTAAGATTTCTTAATTGGCGTGGATACCCTTCAAAAAATTTGCCAACAAGTTTCCTACCAAATAAGTTGATTGAACTTCACCTGTGTTTTAGCAACATTGAACGACTTTGGACAGACACAAAG TCTTCGGAGATGTTGAAAAAGCTTACTGTTCTTAATCTAAAAGGTTGTAAAAATCTCAAAAGTCTTCCAAGAAAATTTGAGATAGAGTCTCTAAAGATCCTTATTCTTTCTGATTgctcaaaaataaatacaattccAGAATTTGGGGAGAATATGGGACGTGTAACAGAGCTTCACTTTGATGGCACTGCTATTACAAAACTACCCACATCAATTGGGAATTTGAGTGGCCTTGCTTCATTGAATGTAAGGGATTGTAAAAATCTTATGTCTCTTCCTAGCACATTTTTTAATATGACGTGGCTTAAAGATCTCAATCTTTGCGGCTGCTCAAAACTACTAGAGAACTTGGGGCGTGGTGAAAGTGTTGATGTGAACGGACAGATGCCTTCTTCTAGTgctatttttgaaactttaaaaaaaatagcttttgGTGGATTTCAGCTTCTCCCTTTTAATCCAATGTCGAGAAGTTCCGAATCCATGGGCTTGCAATTGTCTTCTCTATTTGGTTTGTCTTCTTTGAGGGAATTGAATTTAAGTAATTGCAATCTCAAGGAAATCCCCAATGATATTGCCTGCTTATTctctttacaaaaattaaatctaaGTGGAAATAATTTTGGTTGCCTTCCGGAAAGCATTGCTCAACTATCTATTCTGGAAAGATTGACCGTGAATAATTGCACAAGTCTTCAATCCTTTCCAAAGCTTCCTTTAAATATAGGTTATATTGTTGGATATGGTTGCTCCTTATTGGAAACGGTACCAGATCTGTTGAGACCAAATTCTTCATTTGAGCCAAATCTCTTCCTTTCAAATTGCAGCAAACTGACTGGCAATCAACAATTCATTGACTTGTTTTTTTCAGTAATTAAAAAGTCCactcag GGACTCTCTCCTAACTATCATGGGGAAAGATATGATGTTGTTTTTCCTGGAAGTGAAATTCCAGAGTGGTTTAGCCATCAATGTATGGGGAATGACGTGAATATAATGGAACCTTTTTCTCATTTGTGTAATGATTGGATTGGGATTGCTGTTTGCATTGTAGTTTTTCCTCTTCCACATCATCAAATTCGTAACGAACGAGTTTTCTACAAATTGAGTGCCAATGGAAAAGATATGCCTTTTGGTCTAGGCATAAGCATTATCGATAGACTTGTTGCTGTATCGGATCATATTTGGCTGTCGTATGTGCTTCCTCAACACTTCTTGGGGAAGGGTGAAAAATCATTGTGGGAATATGATGCTAATGGATTCCGTGAGATTGGAATTGAAATTAGAAACAGTGCTTCATGCTTGGTGAAGAAATGCGGGTTGCGTGTGGTATACAAGAAAGACATTGAAGATCTCAACCGTAATGTAGTTCAGTGTAGCAACAACAGCATCATTCCTTATGAGGGCTTGAAAGAGTCCCTGAATTTATGGCCCATGTTAAATATTGTGAGGAGTGAAGTCAGTACAAGGAATGTGGTGAAGAGCTAA